In Carya illinoinensis cultivar Pawnee chromosome 7, C.illinoinensisPawnee_v1, whole genome shotgun sequence, the following are encoded in one genomic region:
- the LOC122315142 gene encoding protein NETWORKED 2A-like, translating to MLHRAASNAYSWWWASHIRTKQSRWLEQNLQDLEEKVKETLKIIDNDGDSFAQRAEMYYRRRPELINFVEEAFRAYRALAERYDHLSKELQSANRTIATVFPERAQYAMDDDEENLPGTSFPSDDPNNQDQDVAAVPKPSIPKVPDIPKKDLRSQSMLVSRQKPIKRTASTTANAAAVPSSGLSKTEALEEIDKLHKEILALQTEKEFVHSLYKRTYEKFWEIECQITQMHKSVSDLQDEFGVGTVIEDDEARTLMVATALNSCQQTLVKLQEKQEQTAEEARLERQRIEESHKKFGTLKAEFLSKRADCLESNSLELKNIDQGINIDEEQEDHGMELPRQKIEEQIDLNSKTSLTVMELADKIDELVNKVATLETSLATQTAMVMRLRSETDELQAHIRRLEEEKESLVESSDVMSKKLKELEEELRRVKNLNQSVEHQSNNFQTHFTEASCGLDNLSGKLKLVKQDEKVEDTEFLQEVKAVPDAEPENKSVENSDKMVPRDEPVISEEVMAEEEEKKDDEILALNNSNTVEDENQTDSSNDLGLMPENPEEPMQQEKDEKQDSSPIVDGDLDIETRELEAEEEEDQPIWRKLFVRGLEDREKILLEEYTSVLHNFKSVRKKLSEVENKNRDSICEMGIQIRELKSAIVSKDEVIQTLLRKLSNPQTSPYTTPEYKYIQQESKPQAATSQNSDTVSSNKNQKSLSDLFSEQPFEPTETTKESPANLETTLTKEEENKVKENLDNEKHATSPVEEKVRSDIDGLLEENLEFWLRFSTSVHQIQKFQSSIQDLHAELKELKHKKQEGGGKHQTGKSDIRPIYRHLREIQTELSLWMEHNALLKEELQSRFSSLCNIQDEISRISNADSRAEKTELSQYKAAKFQGEVLNMKQENNKVSDELQAGLNRVRAMKVDVEKTVAQLDDELGISASKKYYITGARIPLRSFLFGVKLKKQKPSIFSCVNPALQKQYSDLAAGLPT from the exons atgttgCACAGAGCAGCAAGTAATGCATATTCATGGTGGTGGGCAAGCCACATAAGGACAAAGCAGTCGAGATGGCTGGAACAAAACCTCCAAG aTTTGGAGGAGAAGGTGAAAGAAACGCTCAAAATCATCGACAACGATGGGGACTCCTTTGCACAGAGGGCAGAGATGTACTACAGGAGGAGGCCGGAGCTAATAAACTTCGTGGAAGAAGCGTTCCGGGCATACAGAGCTCTGGCAGAGAGATACGATCACCTCTCGAAAGAACTGCAAAGTGCGAACCGCACCATTGCCACAGTTTTCCCCGAAAGGGCTCAGTATGCAATGGATGACGATGAAGAAAATCTGCCGGGAACATCCTTTCCTTCGGATGATCCAAACAATCAGGACCAGGATGTTGCCGCTGTCCCTAAACCAAGCATTCCGAAAGTCCCAGACATTCCAAAGAAGGATTTGAGGAGCCAATCTATGTTAGTCTCAAGGCAAAAACCCATTAAAAGAACTGCTAGTACTACTGCTAACGCTGCTGCAGTTCCGAGTTCAGGACTGAGCAAAACGGAAGCATTAGAAGAGATCGACAAGCTTCACAAAGAAATCTTGGCACTTCAAACTGAAAAGGAGTTTGTACACAGCTTGTATAAACGCACGTATGAAAAGTTCTGGGAAATTGAATGCCAAATCACTCAAATGCATAAAAGTGTTAGCGATTTGCAAGATGAGTTTGGCGTAGGCACTGTTATTGAAGACGATGAAGCTCGAACTTTGATGGTTGCTACGGCTTTGAATTCATGCCAACAGACCTTGGTTAAGTTGCAAGAGAAACAAGAGCAAACAGCGGAAGAGGCAAGACTAGAGCGTCAAAGGATTGAGGAATCCCATAAGAAGTTTGGGACTCTCAAAGCCGAGTTCCTTTCCAAACGAGCAGATTGCCTAGAGAGCAATAGTCTAGAGTTGAAGAATATAGACCAAGGGATCAATATTGATGAGGAACAAGAAGACCATGGCATGGAATTGCCACGGCAGAAGATTGAGGAACAGATTGACTTGAATTCAAAAACCTCACTCACTGTAATGGAACTAGCAGATAAGATTGATGAACTTGTAAATAAGGTTGCTACTCTGGAAACTTCTCTCGCTACTCAGACTGCTATGGTGATGAGACTAAGGTCTGAAACAGATGAGCTTCAGGCACACATTCGAAGATTGGAAGAGGAAAAGGAGAGTCTGGTGGAAAGTTCAGATGTTATGAGCAAAAAGTTAAAAGAGTTGGAGGAGGAGTTGAGGAGAGTAAAAAATCTTAACCAAAGTGTGGAGCACCAAAGCAACAATTTCCAGACACATTTCACAGAAGCTAGTTGTGGCCTTGATAATCTTTCAGGGAAACTGAAGCTTGTGAAGCAGGATGAGAAGGTCGAGGATACGGAATTCCTCCAGGAAGTGAAAGCTGTTCCTGATGCAGAACCGGAGAATAAGTCGGTCGAAAATAGTGATAAGATGGTTCCTAGGGACGAGCCAGTGATCTCAGAGGAGGTGATGgcagaagaggaagagaagaaggatGATGAGATTTTGGCTCTCAACAATTCCAACACAGTGGAAGACGAAAACCAAACAGACTCGAGCAATGACCTTGGTTTGATGCCCGAAAACCCCGAGGAACCAATGCAGCAGGAGAAAGATGAGAAGCAAGATTCTTCTCCAATAGTAGATGGGGATCTTGATATTGAGACTCGGGAATTAGAggcagaggaggaagaagatcaGCCAATCTGGAGGAAGCTGTTTGTAAGGGGGTTAGAGGACAGGGAAAAGATTCTGCTAGAGGAGTACACTTCAGTTCTTCACAATTTTAAGTCAGTAAGGAAGAAGCTGAGTGAGGTGGAGAATAAAAACAGGGATAGCATCTGCGAAATGGGGATCCAGATAAGAGAACTGAAGAGTGCTATTGTCTCAAAAGATGAGGTGATCCAAACTCTACTTCGGAAATTAAGCAACCCACAAACAAGTCCATACACTACGCCGGAGTATAAATACATACAGCAGGAAAGCAAACCTCAAGCAGCTACCTCCCAGAACTCTGATACCGTATCTTCAAACAAGAATCAAAAGTCACTTTCTGATTTATTTAGTGAACAACCATTTGAACCCACAGAAACAACCAAGGAATCGCCCGCAAACTTGGAAACAACTCTCACTAAGGAGGAGGAAAATAAGGTCAAGGAAAATCTGGATAATGAAAAGCATGCTACTTCGCCTGTTGAAGAGAAAGTTCGTTCAGATATTGATGGACTCCTGGAGGAAAATCTAGAGTTCTGGTTGAGGTTTAGCACATCAGTTCATCAGATACAGAAGTTCCAGTCATCAATCCAGGATTTGCATGCAGAGTTAAAGGAACTAAAGCATAAGAAGCAAGAAGGAGGTGGTAAACACCAAACAGGAAAATCAGATATCCGACCAATATACAGACACCTGAGAGAAATACAAACTGAACTGTCATTATGGATGGAGCATAATGCATTGCTGAAAGAAGAACTTCAGAGTAGATTCTCATCCTTGTGCAACATTCAAGATGAGATATCAAGAATATCCAACGCAGATTCCAGAGCCGAAAAGACAGAGCTTAGTCAATATAAAGCTGCAAAGTTTCAAGGTGAGGTTCTCAACATGAAACAGGAGAACAACAAGGTTTCAGATGAACTGCAAGCAGGCCTCAACCGTGTAAGAGCAATGAAGGTTGATGTTGAGAAAACAGTGGCGCAACTGGATGATGAACTTGGGATTTCAGCGTCAAAGAAATATTACATAACTGGGGCTAGAATTCCCTTGCGATCTTTCTTATTTGGGGTCAAGTTGAAGAAGCAAAAGCCATCAATCTTCTCGTGTGTGAATCCAGCACTGCAGAAACAGTACAGTGATCTAGCTGCTGGGCTGCCCACGTAG
- the LOC122315144 gene encoding uncharacterized protein LOC122315144 produces the protein MAVAFTNLSWWRWSGKHQEPGISNKSSINSSSDSTMLDSDALKFPTVQRANIASSSRRVKRKWHSREERKIDREYDVVLVPSDGGCVSVTESDDSDWSIGWLEPHGHGFQSDDDPDDSFAVLVPCYGHGYNDLVEDSKKNILSTVGNIPDSYSDESEKYMEQWLSSLQSR, from the exons ATGGCCGTGGCTTTTACCAATCTTTCATGGTGGCGGTGGAGTGGGAAGCATCAGGAGCCTGGTATCTCCAATAAATCCTCTATAAATTCTTCATCTGATTCGACTATGTTGGATTCCGATGCTTTGAAATTTCCTACGGTGCAACGAGCCAATATAGCCTCCTCATCGAGAAGGGTGAAGCGGAAATGGCATAGTCGGGAAGAGCGGAAGATCGATAGGGAGTATGATGTTGTTCTTGTCCCATCTGATGGGGGGTGTGTTTCAGTTACAGAGTCTGATGATTCAGATTGGTCAATCGGATGGTTGGAGCCTCATGGCCATGGGTTCCAGAGTGATGATGATCCTGACGACAGTTTTGCTGTGCTGGTTCCATGCTATGGGCACGGTTACAATGATCTGGTGGAGGATTCAAAGAAGAACATTTTGAGCACTGTTGGCAACATCCCAGATAGTTATTCAGATG AGAGCGAGAAATATATGGAACAGTGGCTCTCTTCTCTTCAAAGCCGCTAA